The Leptospira sp. WS39.C2 genome contains a region encoding:
- a CDS encoding MHYT domain-containing protein has translation MDLLHKFFIISPTDVYFVEGTYNAWFVILSIFISILASWISLYLLNRFSEVGNQFSRFAILFTASLSLGGAVWSMHFIGMISFELCTTVTYDKLITSLSILPSFIASFFALRTLSKKRITRFELVSVGILVGAGIGFMHYMGMSAMEMKPKLMYDPILFLVSLIVAIVLSIVSIFIQFRLKNSKLKIRNLYLSLFSGIVMGSAISGMHYTGMAAARFVVPIGTQIDNTTHDQIFLAFLVGFGSLFVIGSAVVTIAFISYKDLFQNLEKSESRLRAIIETAADAIVMINTQGIVQEFNVTAERMFGWSAKDIIGKNVKILMPSPFREEHDGYLSSYLNTGEAKIIGSGRETIALRKDGTTFPIRLAIGHTKLPQDDIFVGLISDISERILIENALKDNEEQLKSFIQNIPGVVYRCLNDEYWTSVFLSDAIYSLSGYPAREFLEPNRIRTFSDIIHPEDREHVSNTIQNAIDISDTFVLNYRIVHKSGDIRWVLEYGGLVYDENKEVKFLDGVILDNTDRRMIEEALIESKEKAEMASITKTTFLANMSHEIRTPMNAIIGFTEVLLADQIPLQQKKHLETIRNSAKSLLRLLNDILNSAKLDKGAVELEIVDFSLLSLVDQVSSTFVMEAKKKGLDFSTQFSSELADYYKGDSLRIRQILTNLIGNAIKFTKDGQINLSVAPNGSSVVFHIHDTGIGIAEDRLEKIFEPFTQADVSMSRKFGGTGLGTTISKQLVELMGGKIWVESKLGEGSDFYFSLPLLKGNLETLIQDKELQPLPNLKVLIVDDVKQNVELIQILLETNGHQVEIANNGLEAFLSFQSNSFDLVLMDIQMPEMDGLEATKQIRIFESNHNLSQTPIIALSASVFEEDKQQAKLAGMNGFVSKPIDVDELYHEISKWIHQNPKDGEKQILKQSEKNLESNENLWELDYPFPEKINWDRGIKIYGNKSKFVSVIQNFLEEQIKSIPNIKLSSLKLNETKELLHKWKGVTSNLGLTSVLEIIKEWENQLLSPSDIPLVLSEMEKTFHSYRTMVLSILDKKSANIQLEHTGLHKNSQTSESEIKKSLTIEETNQVIGLIEKCIQSFQKANLNQNDWNEISSLLTHTKFEKDLKSLTKSIDQFDFDTAIQLLFDLNQNLGGKSNDTEF, from the coding sequence ATGGATTTATTGCATAAATTTTTTATCATCTCACCGACTGATGTGTATTTTGTGGAAGGAACCTATAATGCATGGTTCGTAATCCTTTCCATTTTCATCTCCATCCTTGCTTCTTGGATTTCCTTATATTTATTAAATCGATTTTCAGAAGTGGGAAATCAGTTTTCTCGTTTTGCAATTTTGTTTACTGCAAGTTTGTCACTCGGTGGTGCAGTTTGGTCAATGCATTTCATTGGAATGATATCCTTTGAACTTTGTACGACAGTAACGTATGATAAATTGATTACCAGTTTATCAATCCTTCCCAGTTTTATAGCATCGTTTTTTGCGCTAAGGACACTGAGTAAAAAAAGGATCACTCGATTTGAATTGGTTTCCGTAGGCATCCTTGTTGGTGCTGGCATTGGTTTTATGCATTATATGGGAATGTCAGCCATGGAAATGAAACCAAAATTAATGTATGATCCCATTTTATTTTTAGTTTCTCTTATTGTAGCAATTGTCTTATCGATTGTATCTATTTTCATTCAGTTTCGATTAAAAAACTCTAAACTAAAAATACGAAATTTGTATCTTTCCTTATTCAGCGGAATCGTGATGGGTTCTGCAATTTCAGGGATGCATTATACAGGAATGGCTGCTGCTCGATTTGTTGTACCCATTGGTACACAAATAGACAATACAACTCATGACCAAATCTTTTTAGCTTTTTTAGTTGGATTTGGAAGTTTATTTGTGATTGGTTCTGCGGTTGTAACAATTGCCTTTATCAGTTATAAGGATTTATTCCAGAACTTAGAAAAAAGCGAATCGAGATTACGTGCCATCATTGAAACGGCAGCAGATGCCATTGTCATGATCAATACTCAAGGAATTGTGCAAGAATTTAACGTAACCGCAGAGCGAATGTTTGGTTGGAGTGCAAAAGATATCATTGGTAAAAATGTTAAAATACTCATGCCAAGTCCCTTCCGAGAGGAACATGATGGTTACTTATCCAGTTATTTGAACACAGGTGAAGCTAAAATCATTGGGAGTGGTCGAGAAACCATTGCCTTACGAAAAGATGGAACCACTTTTCCCATAAGACTCGCCATAGGTCACACCAAACTCCCGCAAGATGATATATTTGTTGGCCTCATCAGTGATATTTCAGAAAGGATTTTGATCGAAAATGCTTTAAAGGACAACGAAGAACAGCTCAAATCTTTTATCCAAAATATCCCAGGAGTTGTGTATCGTTGTTTAAACGATGAATATTGGACTTCTGTTTTCTTAAGTGATGCAATTTATTCATTATCAGGATACCCTGCTCGTGAGTTCCTTGAACCAAATCGGATTCGTACTTTTTCAGATATCATCCATCCTGAAGATAGAGAACATGTTTCAAATACCATTCAAAATGCAATTGATATATCTGATACCTTTGTTCTTAACTATCGAATTGTTCATAAAAGTGGGGATATACGTTGGGTTCTAGAATATGGTGGGCTTGTTTATGATGAAAACAAAGAAGTGAAATTTTTGGATGGTGTGATTCTAGACAATACTGATCGACGTATGATTGAGGAAGCACTTATTGAATCCAAAGAAAAAGCAGAAATGGCATCGATCACAAAAACAACTTTTTTAGCAAATATGAGCCATGAAATCCGCACTCCCATGAATGCTATCATCGGTTTTACAGAAGTTTTACTTGCTGATCAAATTCCTCTCCAACAGAAAAAACATTTAGAAACCATTCGAAATTCAGCAAAATCTTTGTTACGATTGTTAAACGACATTCTCAATTCTGCAAAATTAGATAAAGGAGCTGTAGAACTTGAAATTGTAGATTTTTCATTACTTTCACTGGTTGACCAAGTTTCTTCCACATTCGTGATGGAAGCTAAAAAAAAGGGGTTGGATTTTTCTACACAGTTTTCAAGTGAATTAGCGGACTATTATAAAGGTGATAGCCTTAGAATCCGCCAAATCCTAACCAATTTAATTGGGAATGCGATAAAATTTACAAAAGATGGGCAAATTAATTTGTCTGTTGCACCAAATGGTAGTTCGGTTGTTTTTCATATTCATGATACAGGAATCGGAATCGCAGAAGACCGTCTGGAAAAAATATTTGAGCCTTTTACACAAGCCGATGTTTCAATGAGTCGAAAATTCGGAGGTACGGGACTTGGTACTACCATATCAAAACAATTGGTAGAACTAATGGGAGGTAAAATTTGGGTAGAAAGCAAATTGGGAGAAGGAAGTGATTTTTATTTTAGCCTTCCACTATTAAAAGGAAATTTAGAAACTCTCATTCAGGATAAGGAACTCCAACCTTTGCCAAATTTAAAAGTTCTCATTGTTGATGACGTCAAACAAAATGTGGAACTCATACAAATCCTTTTAGAAACAAACGGACATCAGGTGGAAATTGCAAATAATGGATTGGAAGCATTTTTATCCTTCCAATCAAATTCATTCGATTTAGTCCTTATGGATATCCAAATGCCCGAGATGGATGGACTGGAAGCTACAAAACAAATTCGAATCTTTGAATCAAACCACAATTTATCTCAAACTCCTATCATTGCTTTATCGGCAAGTGTCTTTGAGGAAGACAAACAACAAGCGAAATTGGCAGGAATGAATGGATTTGTGTCTAAACCTATTGATGTGGATGAATTATACCATGAGATTTCAAAATGGATTCATCAAAATCCAAAGGATGGAGAAAAACAAATCCTAAAACAGAGTGAAAAAAATTTGGAATCGAATGAAAATCTTTGGGAATTGGATTATCCTTTCCCAGAAAAAATCAATTGGGATCGCGGAATCAAAATTTATGGAAATAAATCAAAATTCGTATCTGTCATTCAAAATTTTTTAGAAGAACAAATCAAATCCATTCCAAATATAAAACTTTCTTCTTTAAAATTGAACGAGACAAAGGAACTTTTACACAAATGGAAAGGTGTGACATCAAATTTGGGTTTAACATCGGTTTTGGAAATTATCAAAGAATGGGAGAATCAACTCCTTTCTCCCTCAGACATTCCATTGGTATTATCCGAAATGGAAAAAACTTTCCATTCCTATCGAACAATGGTGTTATCGATTCTGGATAAAAAATCTGCGAACATTCAATTGGAACATACTGGTTTGCATAAAAATTCGCAAACATCGGAATCTGAGATAAAAAAATCCTTAACGATAGAGGAAACAAATCAAGTGATTGGATTAATAGAAAAATGTATCCAATCTTTCCAAAAAGCTAATCTCAATCAAAATGATTGGAATGAAATTAGTTCACTCCTTACTCATACAAAATTCGAGAAAGATTTAAAGTCTCTCACAAAGTCGATTGATCAGTTTGACTTTGATACTGCAATTCAACTTTTATTCGATTTAAATCAAAATTTAGGAGGCAAATCCAATGATACAGAATTCTAA
- a CDS encoding HD domain-containing phosphohydrolase produces MIQNSKPKILIIDDEATNLQILNEILKNEYSLFFAKDAEKGWELANNEFPDLILLDVMMPETTGYDLIKKLKDNQVTKFIPVIFVTALTDVGDEEKGFKLGAVDYITKPVSPSIVKARVKTHLSLVDSNEVKITRLQIIQRLGMASEYKDNETGMHVIRMSHYSKTLARAIGYSEEGAEEILNAAPMHDVGKIGIPDSIIQKPGKLTEEEWQIMKRHPEIGAEIIGDHHSSLLKLAKSIALTHHEKFDGTGYPYQLKGENIPLEGRIIAIADVFDALTTVRPYKKAWEVEDALGYLQKESGTHFDPKLVKEFLTVLPKVLEIKAEWPEDIEKSK; encoded by the coding sequence ATGATACAGAATTCTAAACCAAAGATTCTCATTATCGACGATGAAGCTACAAACTTACAGATACTCAATGAGATTTTAAAGAATGAATATTCTCTTTTTTTTGCAAAAGATGCGGAAAAAGGATGGGAACTAGCCAATAATGAATTTCCTGATTTGATATTATTAGATGTTATGATGCCAGAAACAACTGGATATGATCTTATCAAAAAATTGAAAGATAACCAGGTTACTAAATTTATCCCAGTAATATTTGTAACTGCTTTAACAGATGTTGGTGATGAAGAAAAAGGTTTCAAACTAGGAGCTGTTGATTACATCACAAAACCGGTTAGTCCTTCCATCGTAAAAGCAAGGGTAAAAACACATTTGTCGCTTGTCGACAGTAACGAAGTAAAAATCACTCGTTTGCAAATCATCCAACGATTGGGAATGGCATCTGAATACAAAGACAATGAAACAGGAATGCACGTCATTCGCATGAGTCATTATTCAAAAACTCTTGCACGAGCCATAGGTTATAGCGAAGAAGGTGCTGAAGAAATTTTAAATGCAGCACCTATGCATGATGTTGGTAAAATAGGAATCCCCGATTCCATCATCCAAAAACCTGGAAAACTCACAGAAGAAGAATGGCAAATCATGAAACGCCATCCCGAAATTGGGGCGGAGATTATCGGTGACCATCATTCCAGTTTATTAAAGTTAGCAAAATCAATCGCACTCACACACCACGAAAAATTTGATGGAACAGGGTATCCGTACCAACTCAAAGGAGAAAACATTCCATTGGAAGGACGGATCATTGCTATCGCTGACGTTTTTGATGCTCTCACAACCGTTAGGCCTTATAAAAAAGCTTGGGAAGTAGAAGATGCTTTAGGTTATTTACAAAAAGAATCGGGAACCCATTTTGACCCTAAATTAGTAAAAGAGTTTTTAACAGTTTTACCTAAAGTTTTGGAAATCAAAGCAGAATGGCCAGAAGATATAGAAAAATCGAAGTAG